A genomic window from Sanguibacter antarcticus includes:
- a CDS encoding aminotransferase class I/II-fold pyridoxal phosphate-dependent enzyme encodes MDLSQLVVDRSPAGIAATVGRLIRTGELRPGSRIPTVRDVAAQLHVSPATVSGAWHALSEAGLVRSRGRAGTYVLDQTSPWLPPRYQDLAASDQVPYRLDLSSGTPDPLLLPPVGAAFAHLARRTQAATTSSYLGPAVVAPLEHRLRAEWPFEPEELTVVDGAMDGVARTLEVLTGLGTRVVVEDPGFPPFFDLLDLLGAERVPVAMDDHGMRPDLLAAALGSRPAVVLLQPRAQNPTGASLTQERAGELAHVLRTHHDGRDVVVLEDDHSAGISQAAAVSLGSHLPGRVVHVRSFSKSHGPDLRIAAVGGPAPVLRKIIARRMLGPGWTSRMLQSVLLELLTDPGSRTAVTHARATYRIRQRELSRAVTAAGATLRAGDGLNMWLPVADERAALLYLAATGIRAAPGAPFSASVDGPAATGGAGAAPAPHLRVSLGPVRDAYGALATTLAAAALSTT; translated from the coding sequence GTGGACCTCTCCCAGCTCGTCGTCGACCGCTCCCCCGCAGGTATCGCCGCGACGGTCGGTCGGCTCATCCGGACGGGCGAGCTCCGCCCTGGCTCGCGCATCCCGACCGTCCGCGACGTCGCTGCCCAGCTCCACGTGAGCCCGGCGACGGTGAGCGGCGCGTGGCACGCGCTCTCCGAAGCGGGCCTTGTGCGCTCGCGCGGACGTGCCGGCACGTACGTCCTCGACCAGACGTCGCCCTGGTTGCCGCCGCGCTACCAGGACCTCGCCGCGAGCGACCAGGTCCCCTACCGGCTGGACCTCTCCTCGGGGACGCCCGACCCGCTGCTCCTTCCCCCGGTCGGGGCCGCGTTCGCCCACCTGGCACGACGGACGCAGGCTGCGACGACGTCGAGCTATCTCGGCCCGGCCGTCGTCGCACCGCTCGAGCACCGTCTGCGGGCGGAGTGGCCGTTCGAGCCGGAAGAGCTGACGGTGGTCGACGGGGCGATGGACGGCGTCGCCCGGACGCTCGAGGTCCTCACCGGCCTGGGCACGCGGGTCGTCGTCGAGGACCCTGGCTTCCCGCCCTTCTTCGACCTCCTCGACCTGCTCGGCGCCGAGCGTGTCCCCGTCGCGATGGACGACCACGGGATGCGTCCTGACCTCCTTGCCGCGGCTCTGGGGTCTCGCCCAGCGGTGGTCCTGCTCCAGCCGCGGGCGCAGAACCCGACCGGGGCCTCGCTCACGCAGGAGCGCGCCGGCGAGCTGGCGCACGTGCTGCGCACCCATCACGACGGGAGGGACGTCGTCGTCCTCGAGGACGACCACAGCGCCGGGATCTCCCAGGCCGCTGCGGTGAGCCTCGGTTCCCACCTCCCGGGCCGGGTGGTGCACGTCCGGAGCTTTTCGAAGTCCCACGGACCTGACCTGCGCATCGCCGCGGTCGGAGGGCCGGCACCGGTGCTGCGCAAGATCATCGCCCGCCGCATGCTCGGACCCGGGTGGACGAGCCGCATGCTGCAGTCGGTGCTCCTGGAGCTCCTCACGGACCCGGGCTCGCGCACAGCCGTCACCCACGCCCGTGCGACATACCGCATCCGTCAGCGCGAGCTGTCCCGTGCGGTGACCGCCGCAGGGGCCACGCTGCGCGCCGGCGACGGCCTGAACATGTGGCTCCCTGTCGCCGACGAGCGCGCCGCGCTCCTCTACCTCGCGGCCACGGGGATCCGGGCGGCCCCTGGGGCACCGTTCAGCGCCTCCGTCGACGGGCCGGCAGCGACCGGTGGAGCCGGCGCTGCCCCGGCGCCGCACCTGCGGGTCAGCCTCGGTCCCGTCCGCGACGCCTACGGTGCGCTCGCCACGACGCTCGCGGCGGCTGCACTGTCGACGACCTGA
- a CDS encoding nitrilase-related carbon-nitrogen hydrolase, with translation MSIVRTALTQTTWTGDKESMIVRHEEFARDAAAQGADIICFQELFYGPYFGIVQDTKYYEYAESVPGPTVERFQALAKELSIVIVLPVYEEDQPGVLYNTAAVIDADGSYLGKYRKHHIPHLPKFWEKFYFRPGNLGYPVFDTAVGKIGVNICYDRHFPEGWRALALNGAQIVFNPNATAPGISNKLWEIEQPAAAVANGYFVVATNRVGLEDNEYGDEAVNFYGSSYVVGPDGEYVGEVGSSTESQMFIRDIDLDQIRLVRERWQFFRDRRPDAYGPLVAP, from the coding sequence TTGAGCATCGTCAGAACCGCACTGACCCAGACCACGTGGACCGGCGACAAGGAGTCCATGATCGTCCGGCACGAAGAGTTCGCGCGCGACGCCGCGGCCCAGGGCGCAGACATCATCTGCTTCCAGGAGCTCTTCTACGGTCCGTACTTCGGGATCGTCCAGGACACGAAGTACTACGAGTACGCGGAGTCCGTCCCCGGTCCGACGGTCGAACGGTTCCAGGCGCTCGCGAAAGAGCTCTCCATCGTCATCGTCCTGCCCGTGTACGAGGAGGACCAACCGGGCGTCCTGTACAACACGGCCGCCGTCATCGACGCCGACGGCTCCTACCTCGGCAAGTACCGCAAGCACCACATCCCGCACCTGCCGAAGTTCTGGGAGAAGTTCTACTTCCGTCCGGGGAACCTCGGGTACCCGGTCTTCGACACGGCGGTCGGAAAGATCGGCGTGAACATCTGCTACGACCGGCACTTCCCCGAGGGCTGGCGAGCGCTCGCCCTCAACGGTGCGCAGATCGTCTTCAACCCCAACGCCACCGCACCCGGCATCTCCAACAAGCTCTGGGAGATCGAGCAGCCCGCAGCCGCCGTCGCGAACGGCTACTTCGTCGTCGCGACCAACCGCGTCGGCCTCGAGGACAACGAGTACGGCGACGAGGCCGTGAACTTCTACGGCAGCTCCTACGTCGTCGGGCCGGACGGTGAGTACGTGGGCGAGGTCGGCTCCTCCACCGAGTCCCAGATGTTCATCCGTGACATCGACCTCGACCAGATCCGACTCGTGCGCGAGCGCTGGCAGTTCTTCCGCGACCGCAGGCCCGACGCCTACGGCCCCCTCGTCGCACCATGA